In Topomyia yanbarensis strain Yona2022 chromosome 2, ASM3024719v1, whole genome shotgun sequence, one DNA window encodes the following:
- the LOC131682442 gene encoding cyclin-K, with product MSVLEHSSGVLQGLVNFSMPNWYYEKKDLRNTPSIQDGIDFETERRYRKEGARFIMQTGTSMGLGHNTVATGVVYFHRFYMFHSFKTFPRYVTACCCLFLAGKVEETPKKCKDIIKTARSMLTDQKFVSFGEDPKEEVMTLERILLQTIKFDLQVEHPYSFLVKYAKCLKGDSAKLQKMVQMAWNFVNDSLSTTVSLQWEPEIIAVALIYLASKLSKFTVVDWVGKQSEHLKWWDMFVQDVTMEILEDICHQVLDLYQQPNNESPPDSPPQLPPSKASPPAKRANISPVAIKNSPTISNTPVKAPAPPPAVEIEANPIPKHITTDNAPHSSYGTYPIYPIHQGPPAQSHGGSTGFNSSAPPGPIQSSNQPWQSYSHSHSNNFYPSGSTGNRNNYYPPQ from the exons ATGAGTGTTTTGGAACATTCTTCTGGTGTTTTGCAAGGTCTGGTTAATTTTAGCATGCCAAACTGGTATTACGAGAAGAAAGACCTCCGTAATACACCATCTATTCAGGATGGCATCGATTTTGAAACGGAGCGCCGCTATCGGAAGGAAGGAGCCCGCTTCATCATGCAAACCGGCACATCGATGGGATTGGGTCACAACACGGTAGCGACCGGTGTTGTTTACTTTCATCGATTTTACATGTTCCATTCGTTTAAAACTTTTCCGCGCTACGTTACTGCCTGCTGCTGCCTTTTCCTTGCTGGAAAAGTGGAAGAAACGCCTAAAAAGTGTAAGGACATAATCAAAACAGCTCGATCAATGCTCACGGATCAAAAGTTTGTATCGTTTGGTGAAGATCCAAAGGAGGAAGTTATGACACTAGAGCGAATTTTACTGCAGACCATTAAGTTTGATCTGCAGGTTGAGCATCCGTACTCCTTCCTAGTAAAGTACGCCAAGTGTCTTAAAGGAGACAGTGCAAAACTCCAGAAGATGGTTCAGATGGCCTGGAACTTTGTTAATGATTCGCTTAGTACAACGGTGTCCCTTCAGTGGGAACCTGAGATAATTGCTGTCGCTTTAATATATCTGGCTAGTAAACTAAGCAAGTTCACTGTGGTCGATTGGGTGGGAAAACAATCGGAACATCTGAAGTGGTGGGACATGTTCGTTCAGGATGTGACCATGGAGATCTTGGAAGACATTTGTCATCAGGTCCTGGATTTGTACCAGCAACCGAACAATGAGTCTCCCCCAGATAGTCCACCACAGCTCCCACCAAGTAAAGCATCGCCACCAGCCAAGCGAGCCAACATATCACCGGTTGCGATCAAAAATTCACCAACTATCAGCAATACACCCGTGAAG gCACCTGCACCACCTCCTGCTGTGGAAATAGAAGCAAATCCCATACCGAAACACATCACTACGGACAATGCCCCGCACAGCAGCTACGGTACTTATCCCATATATCCAATTCATCAAGGACCTCCGGCTCAATCACACGGAGGATCTACTGGTTTCAATTCCAGTGCCCCTCCAGGTCCAATCCAATCCTCCAACCAACCCTGGCAATCATATTCCCATTCACACTCGAATAATTTCTATCCATCTGGGTCAACGGGAAATCGTAACAATTACTATCCACCGCAGTGA